AAAGTGTCATCGCCTGCCAGGACATGAAAGAAGCCCTGGAACGAATGGACAGCGGAATCCTTTTTATCCTTCAGGGATATATCGATGAAGGGAATGAACTGATCCGCAAAAATGAAAAGGCCTTTGAAAAGGCCCTCCGGATTGAATTGAACAACATCACCCTTCCGGGTGAAGGAGAAAAGGCCCAAATACTACAGAAACAATTTAACCAATACAAAACCACACTTGAAGGAATAGAAGATTCAAGCCTTCCGATTTCCCTCCGGCGGCAGAATTATTTCCGGGAGCTCCTTCCTTTATTCGATCAAATCAGATCTACGGCCAATGAAATCCTGCAAATGAATCAGAAAAATATGAGTCAGGCCAATGATCGTGCCCGCCGGAGCGCCGCTGCTGCCAAAAGGGGAATGTATATTCTCTTATTGGCGGGAACGCTGATAGCCGTGGGGTTTGTATTTTTTATCGGGAAATGGGTCTTACGGCCTATTAATCGTCTTATTCAATTCACCGATGAAATCAAGCGGGGAAATCTGGACCTGGTTGTCCCAGGCAATTCCGGCGATGAAATCGGACATCTGTCCCAAGCCTTCAATGCCATGGCCACAAGTCTGCGGGAGTTTCGCCGTTCCGATCAAGCCAATCTCATTCGAATCCAGCAGGCCACCCAACAGGCCTTTAACAGCCTGCCGGAGGCGGTAGCGGTTATCGACCTGGAAGGCAAGGTGGAAGTGGCCACAGAAGCTGCTAAGATTTTTTTTGGTTTGCAGCCCAATATCCCTATTAAGGATTTGCCCTTTGAATGGATAAATGGCTTATATCAAGAAGCCATCAAACAGGACCGCACAACACCGAAAAAAAGTAGCCAAAAGATCGTACAACATTTTATCAAAGGTGAAGAACGATATTTTCAGCCCGAGGCCGTACCCATCCTTGACCGGGAGAGACAACCTGCCGGGGTGGTGATGGTCCTTCAGGATGTCACCCAGATCAGGCAACAAGACGAAATAAAAAGAGGGATGATATCCACCGTATCCCA
The Deltaproteobacteria bacterium genome window above contains:
- a CDS encoding HAMP domain-containing protein, whose translation is MLGLRQKISLGFGGLLVIILVIGIQSIILLSKLGESIDVILRENYQSVIACQDMKEALERMDSGILFILQGYIDEGNELIRKNEKAFEKALRIELNNITLPGEGEKAQILQKQFNQYKTTLEGIEDSSLPISLRRQNYFRELLPLFDQIRSTANEILQMNQKNMSQANDRARRSAAAAKRGMYILLLAGTLIAVGFVFFIGKWVLRPINRLIQFTDEIKRGNLDLVVPGNSGDEIGHLSQAFNAMATSLREFRRSDQANLIRIQQATQQAFNSLPEAVAVIDLEGKVEVATEAAKIFFGLQPNIPIKDLPFEWINGLYQEAIKQDRTTPKKSSQKIVQHFIKGEERYFQPEAVPILDRERQPAGVVMVLQDVTQIRQQDEIKRGMISTVSHQLKTPLTSIRMAVHLLLEEKVGSLTEKQVDLLLAAREDSDRLHNILNNLLDISRIESGKTKMDFRAIPPNSLQMEALEPFWRAAHDQGITLSVEVPGDLPEVWADPTRIYYVFGNLLSNALKYTSPGGSVTVSAKAEKTEVHFSVADTGKGIPGQYLPRIFEQFFRVPDQEKESGAGLGLAIVKEIIEAHGGTVGVESEQGKGSIFTFTLRTVVYSSEQEDRS